The nucleotide window attttgaaaactttaaattttatatttttaacttgtgcatttattaattaattccatttttaacttcttaactttaattaaatattcaataaacctagtaaaaattaactttttttttttaatagaaatctactccctccggtccttattataagaaacaattgactttttagattcattgtgTATGTGATATATCTAATCTATATTTATAACGagatacattaaatatttaatgaacGTAAAAGTCAACTGTTTTTTATAAGGATAATGTTTCATGAACACCCTTTTCTGCATACACACTATGTACCACTCCCATGTGAGAGTGTGTGAATGTGAGTTTCTTGTGTATGTGGGGACCACATGGACACATGTCACAATTGTGTATGGGTGTATAAGTGGTACATGCCATCTAAGGTGATCTATGTATCACTACTCtttttataataaggaccggagggagtataaggcATGAGTGTCATATGTATAAAGctgtttgtttcaatttttttgttaattatattgGTTATAATTTCATCGAATAAGTGTGAAATTCTAGGATCGAAAtcaaacctatatatatatatatatatatatatgcattaatCCTACCAATTAACTTATACGAcatattttcatgttttaatcTATACTATATCTAAAGAAAATTATCCATTTCAGCACACTTTTGGGTTGGacttttcatttcaaaaatacccttaatttttaattttaattttaaatacaaataacacgtgtaacaaatagataagaataaattttatttaataagaaAACTTACACACAATTCTTTATGAACTGTTCTTATTGTTAgccaattataaaataacacgTGGATTACTAATCTATGTCACTAATCGTCTACGATCAAACTCACAAAAAACTAGCACAAAACTAAAAGTCATGTTACTTTTTTATCGGTCGATTTTATGTTGTACATATGTGTTTTTTCCCCCCAATACAACCGACAAAGATTGCCAAGTATTTTCATATCTCTTCCACAAAAAACaatatttccatattattttactacttccacaaaaaatagtatttccatattattttattatgttatccTTCCTTAGCCTTTGATCAATTGTAACAAACGTGAACAGAAAATAATGGtaaagattgaactttaaatgctataaaaaaattagtaacaaacgtgacaaaaaaataatgttaaaggttggactttaaatcctctaaaaaaaaatattagtaacaaacatgagcaaaaaataatattaaagattggactttaaatccttcATGAGTCAattaattttatgcattatatttgactttgctggtttataagtgattatgattcaaattatttACGATTAATTTTGAGGATTATTTGACTTTGCTGATTTATAATTgcttatacaaactatgataacgtgattttttttttttatataaagagaaccgtggtttttttttttataattattattaaataaagggaaaataagaaataacatcCCCTGCCGTTAAGCTCCTTCCCGTGTCGTTCTGCATGTATACAATTGATAAACTGCTCCCATGGCCCCCATccaatatccaacaaaatacAGTGAAATGAAAGTGTTAAAATCatttaaacaattcaaaattgttaaacCATAATCACACTCATCTTACCAACAACTAAAAACAGAAAGACTATAAAACTTCAAACCACCATCTTCTGTTTTTGGTTACATTCAAACCACCATCTTAGAGACCATTAAGAGAGGACCGTTGATTAAGAAGTATGGATATGAACACCGACACTAGATACATCATGAATACTGACACGCCAATGACgttataatttgagaaaatcacataatttaggtTAATTATATTTGTGGACGGTGATGCAACACGTGTTCAGACACATCTAATGTGAGGAGTGTATGTGATTCATAGGTGAGGAGTAATATCATAATTCGTAATcacaatagaaaagaaaaaaaatcaaatagaagTGGAAATAGAACCGGTGGATTAAAGACAAATAAATAGGGTAGAAAGAAACAAGTGGCTACACTACCATATCAACCGGAATTCTTAGACTCAATTACTCAAGTAAGTATCCCACCACatattttaaaggtaaaaaaaggtGCACCTTTGATGTTGTTGCGAAACATAAACCCTAGATATGGTCTGTGTAATAGGACACGGATGTTATGTCGTAATTTATTTAAGAATATGTTGAATGTGGAAATCCTAACGGGAAGCAATGCTTGAAAAAGAGCATTCTTgcccataattaaattaaaaacaaatgcgAGTTCAAGACTTCCCTTTGTGCTTAGTAGAAAACAGTTTCCCGTTAGACTAAGTTTTGCTATTACCATAAATAAGTCACAAGGGCATACCATTCTCAATGTCTAAATCTATCTTTCATGAATGGTCATTTATATGTAGCTTTATGAAGATGAGTTTCTCAAAATTTAACCAAAGTTCtcattaaataaagaaaaatagaaggaGAAGATGGAGACTTTACGAAAAATGTAGTTTTAAAGATATTCTTTTATCGTAATTATAACAATGTTTCTTTTAcataacatgtcatttatacatttatgttatgatgttactaattactattagaataaactctaaataatcattattttatcttaattttatatgcagacaaactaaaatatgttgagttcaaaaataattttgctATACGcattgacaatattttgtttataaaccaatatatcaataatttccattaatattttgaaatttcaaaattttaataaaaattatacaaacaaacataataaaataatcacatgcgttagcgcagtagaaatCGTGTCCGTCTTTCCGCTAATATATATAAGGAAGTTGAGATTTCAACTGCGCGTGAAAagtttttaaatagaaaattcATTGTAACTACCAATTGTATTGATTAAccaatcaattttttcttgaCAAAACTATTCAATCTATTAAGCAAACTAAAACTTGCCTAAACATGTGTGCTTTCCAAGAGTCTTTTGTTCATGGTTTGCCTGTTATTTGATTGGGTCATGCTAACAAATATCCTAAAGGAACTTGTGTTGAAATAGGATCCACAATTctttaaagatgaaaaataagtGTATAGTCCATTTTTACTAGATTTGAAAAGTTTACTTTTTAGTAAATAACATAGGTAAAGAGATATGACTAAGATCATCCTGATGAAAAACGACAAATTTCATTTTACTCAGTCTTAATTGTATCACATGCATTGCGGTGTTACTTTTGAGAAATACAGACAAGACAATATCTCACCAATCTAAAATATAAGATGAGATTATCAATTACAGACTGTATGTGTCAAAAAAGTATTAGAATGAAGAGAAGTTTCGCTGGAACCCATGTAAGGAACATTAAAATTGTGATCATAAATTAAACTTTCTATCAACATATCAccgtttttaaaaataacagtTGTATTGTATCTAAGGTAgtacatatataaataatttaaattattacttCTCAAGTAAAGAGTGGTTTATTTACATTTGATTAGAGTAATTATCACCCAGAGTTTGTACGTTTTgcatatttcttaatatgtaaaAGATGAATAgctttctattaaaaaaaagttaatttttatcgTAATCAACCATGAATGTATCACATCACATGTATCACTTACAATAAATACAAACAAGATAAATCTCTCACTTAATTAGAATTTGAGATTTGATTAGAGTAATTATCACCCAGAGTTTGTACGTTTTgcatatttcttaatatgtaaaAGATGAATAgctttctattaaaaaaaagttaatttttatcgTAATCAACCATGAATGTATCACATCACATGTATCACTTACAATAAATACAAACAAGATAAATCTCTCACTTAATTAGAATTTGAGATTTGATTAGAGTAATTATCACCCAGAGTTTGTACGTTTTgcatatttcttaatatgtaaaAGATGAATAgctttctattaaaaaaagttaatttttatcgTAATCAACCATGAATGTATCACATCACATGTATCACTTACAATAAATACAAACAAGATAAATCTCTCACTTAATTAGAATTTGAGATGAGGTTACCATTTAATAAATTATCTTTATCGAATGTGATGTTAGTTATGTACCTGCGACTTGAACTTTATGGCGTTGGAAGTTCGTCGATGGAGAGCAAAGTTGTATCTAAACCCATCTCAAAAGAGCCAAACAATAGTTAATTGTAGTTTGGTGGGTGCATGGGAGCAATCACTTGGTGCCTAAAGAGCAATAATCatgttattttcttataattttgcTCTTCTTCCAGCAATTTTTGCTCGCACCAAACTGTTTGGACAATTATACCCCCTTGAGTGAGTGAAGTCACGCcgtgtgacttaactcacgcacctTATAAgctctgcgtgacttaagtcatgcaCCACTGGCATGTGCGCGAGTTAATTCACGCAAGTTGGCCGGTGGTTAGAGCTCAAGAATACACGTTTTTTGGACGGTGGTCAATGCATTTTAAGggtttttacacgttttttttttttttttttttttttttgaagttttttcaCGTTTTTTGACCTCATTAAGTGCTATGTTACCTTAAAccacctataaatacccctccaAACTTCTCAATTTCCTCACACCATCTCACATTCTCTCACTCTACTCCTCACTCTCTCCCCCTATGAATTTCATTATGTTCCTTCtttattttggtgtaaaaagagaaaaaggtcATCTCTGGGGATAAAATGATGATTAGTGAGCAACTTTCTTGGGAAAAAAAGAACCAGAATGGGTAAAACTAAGTGTGCAGATTTACCCCAGGAAGGCTGGTTTTCTTGTGgatttcttttagttttacaCCGGAAGCTAGGTTTTCtggtggtttttattttttcgcatatttagttttaccccattgtaaatgtaataagaattatattaataaaatgatattttatatctattatttttgtttctttatttttgttaatttttgcatttattttatgattgcgtattgaataataaattcgaataaataaatttgaataaattcagcaattcgaataaaaattgtgtattgaataaattcgaataaagttgcgtattaaaaaaatcgaaaaaaagattaattaaacTCAGCGTGAATTCAAATAAAGTtgcgtattgaataaattcgaataaaagttacattacattacataaacaacatgtatatcaactatatatgttatcacatcaAATTCCTTCGTATAAGACGAGTCATCACataaagaatgaggtgcatttcGTGACACTCATCTTATATGAAGGAATTCGATATCATAATTTATATAGATGATTATGCATAATACATGTTGTTTTGAAACTACATTACAATACATAAAGTTCCTAAATATGTCAtgtcattacattacattacattcagGTTTTACCTtcaaactacaacaattgtctcaCCTCTGAAATGGTAAATTTAAACTAGCTAAAAGACAGCTCTCAAACTTACACCCGGAAGTtctattgttccattcaaaagattaaattcttgttaggcttggtttaaatgatggtattaagtgtcaaaagaatgaggtgcattccttgacacttcaataccttcatctaaaccaacctaacaagaatttaatcttttgaatgaaacaatagaactgcaaaaaacatataacTAATTCATGTTTGTACTTAAAGCCGGGAAGCTCCTAACAATGAACTGTATTCCCAAAGTATTCAAGCACGTCTACGGCAAAACAGGACACCTCACATTAATAGAAAATTGTGGAATCATAAGGCGATATTTAAAGAGAGTACAATATTCCACTGGTGACATATGCTAACCTAACTCATCAATTGGGATAGttagaaaaaaattctaaacatgTGTTGCTTGCAAACACCCTCAAACTGTCTTCTATATTGTGATCGTGTGAAACTTAAATTCCATATGTTGATGTTCAATATATCTAAAAAGAGTTACAAACCGAATTACAGAGATAAATGTTTTATAATGAAACTACAATTCATAATGTATCTTGCCCAAAAAAGCCAATTCGTTATGTATCAATTTTACAATGTCCTAATAGTACTATTTTACAAATTTTCTATCAATCTCAAATTTCGCATAATGTTCTTGTCACTAAGCTTTTGTGCTCTCAAATTGTGCAGAGTTTGAGTAGCATGTAAATCACttgcaaaagaaaataataacaggacagaaacaattaaaaaaatattccatGATAAAGAAATGGAATTAGATATGAGAGCGTCATCCTCCATCTCTCTACGATGTTCTTTTGTTCGTTTTGTAACATGGGTTTTGAAACAAGAGAGATCATGATTTGCGAACACATCCAAGATTTTAGAAGAagttttgatagaattgataaGGCAATATCATCTCGTATATATTTGCTGACCTTTTCAATAGTTGCAGCCACCGATTAATTCTCCATCGAGACGAGACAAGTTTTGCTTGCAAATTGTTGCAGCCTCTGATGCCTCCATCGATTCTCTTACAGGAGGACAATGAGATTTTGAGAGCAAAAACCCACTTGGgacctgggagtgtgctcctcctcaaggtctcaggttcgaatctctggtgccaatttgagggggttagtttagcttcttcaaaaaaaagattttgagagTGAATTTGTTCGCAAATAGATAGGAAAGTGTTTGAGGAGAGACAGATGGGAAAGTGAGAGTTATTGTCTCTTTTTAGagagttattttcttttctatttatttttaattattgaatgcaAATCACATTTCCACGTGCACATCTGTTATGAAGATCCCATCATAATCAGCATCTCTGATTCTCAACATTTCTATTCTATCAGAAATCATGGCGGGGTTGTATAAAAGGGGGAAACTTCTTCTTGATAGTTTTCATACATTTTCTTCAAGGGTTTCATCACAAAATTCCAGAATTTTCATATCCCGGTATTTCAATTCTAAGAAATTAGGCAGCACAAAGGGTTGTTTTCAACAGAATAGTACGACAAATTTAAGATAATTTACAATGTGTATCGATGTGTTTTCGTTGTACTAGTTGTTGGTTCAGGTGTTCTTATTACTGTGAAATATGGAAATTTGCAAAATGTTCCTTACACTAAGCGAAAACATTTGCTTCTTTGGTCAAATGCGCGAGATAGGATGGCTGGGGACAGTAGTTTTGAAAATAAGAAGTTAGATTTTAAGGAGGATTTATTGCCTGAAATACACCCTGAAAGTGTGAGAGTGAGGATGATAGCGAATCGTATTTTTGATGCATTGAAGAGAGACTTGAGTAAAAAGAATATGTGGCGTGATGATTTAGGGAAGAGTAGGAAAAAGGCGAATCAACGTCAGTCTCATCAGCCTTGTACGTCGCATTTAGACGGATTGAATTGGGGTATTTTGGTGGTGAATGACAACACTATTGCTAATGCCTACTCCTATCCTAATGGGAAGGTAATGGTATTTACAGGTTTGCTTGAGCTTTTAACCAGTGATGACTTAGCGACTCTTATTGCACATGAGGTATTGGATTGATTTGTTTAACTCATTAATACAACTTTTTGGATtgacttaattaaatttatctaCTTCTATAAGCACTTATGAGACTGATTGATAGAGATTCTAGAAAGAATGTATGAcatttgaataagttgtttggatagtttattttagaaaacacttaattaagttaTGTATTCAAACAAGGCCGCTATATATTTCtgcattttaatatatttaagacATAAATCTAACATTTTTCAGCTTGATAATTAGGTTGGACATACTGTTGCTAGACATGCAGCTGAGGACCAGACAGACTATATGTTTTTTATCATCCAACAATTGATATTACTTCCTTTCATCTCTTTTCCGTCTCTTATTGTCAACTTAATAGCAGCGCGTTCCATAATGCTTCTTTTCTCGAGACGGTAATGATTCCTTCCTTATCTACTTAATTAagtgttttctaaaataaacaGCGCGTCTCTTATTGTCAACTTAATAGCAGCGCGTTCCATAATGCTTCTTTTCTCGAGACGGTAATGATTCCTTCCTTATCTACTTAATTAagtgttttctaaaataaacaGCGCGTCTCTTATTGTCAACTTAATAGCAGCGCGTTCCATAATGCTTCTTTTCTCGAGACGGTAATGATTCCTTCCTTATCTACTTGATTAAAATGGTTTCAAATAATCTGATCTGGGAATTTTCATCCGTAAAAAAAGGCATTCATTATGTGACCTTTCATGAGGCATTTGATAGCAAACAATTTCCAAATGCTTGACAGTTGACATCTTTCAGAGACATCTTTGATAGCATATAGAATCGTATAACATTTTGTACAGAATATTATGATAATTTGTGTCAAAATCAAGATATTTTTTGGACATGGGAGAGAAAGTTAGAATTGTAAATTGTGTGATCGTAACATAGATTGTGGCAAAATTCCAAGTAGAAACCTCAACAACCAAGATTTTCCACCAAACTAAGTACCGCCGCTCTTTACCACAGACCTTTATGATCCCCCTACTAGCCAAAGTTGTTTCTCGTTATTTAGCCTCAACAATATAATTCCCAGTgcccttttttttcctttcctgaGACATGGAATACTAGATGGAGCTTCAAAACCGGAAGTAACTTTAGTTTGTAGGTGGAGTTCTCATACCTCTCAGCAGGTTTTTTGTTATTCTAcgcagtgttgtcaaatatcggCCATGTCAATATTTTGGATTTTCGCCATGGTTTGCATTTGCAAACAATATCACTGACTCTACCAGGTCCCAGGTATAGTATATCAACTGCTTTGAGCTAGGAGTTAAAGGATTTGGAGGTCCCGGGTTCAAACCCaagcaaagaagaaaaatacaaacaacttattacTAACAAGCAGGAAGTAATAGTTTTATCTTTCTCTACTTTATATTTCTAGTCTAACTCCTTTTTCACTAAACCTGCACACAAATTCAAACCAGTAACCTTGTCCAGTACCAAATCCATAACACTCACTTTCCATATACCAAAAGTAAGGTTCCTATCAGGAATTCCTTTCGACTTGCCCTTCAAATTCACCGTCTTTGGTGCCTATTTTATGTTTACTATGAAGCGAATTCAGTCCTTTTATTCCCAGCAGTCCAATTACTTGTCACATAATGTGCAATCGTTTCATAATGTATCAGTTCCATGCTTTAGGAATGCCGTCATGATAGCATTTCATATAAAGAACAAACCACTATGGCGTGTTTGTTGAAAAGAAAACATGTAATTCAATGAAGTTAATTACATTTAGTAATAAAATCTtaacatattttatgtatttgaGATAAACTCATAGGATATTATTGAGTGAGAAACATTATGTATGTTTGTGTGTACTAGGTTCAAAGTATTCTAGCcaatttgaaatttataaatCTTATTACCATAATGAATCTCATTTTGAAGCATGTAACATATACACACTGGGTACATGTATATGAAGTTTTTCATTTACATTTGTTTCTTGTTAAAGTGTGAGTTAGTCCTAACCATTGTTGTTAAAATCCTCATCAGAATCCTAAAATCCAATGATTTTG belongs to Medicago truncatula cultivar Jemalong A17 chromosome 6, MtrunA17r5.0-ANR, whole genome shotgun sequence and includes:
- the LOC11422922 gene encoding mitochondrial metalloendopeptidase OMA1, encoding MAGDSSFENKKLDFKEDLLPEIHPESVRVRMIANRIFDALKRDLSKKNMWRDDLGKSRKKANQRQSHQPCTSHLDGLNWGILVVNDNTIANAYSYPNGKVMVFTVLSNIGHVNILDFRHGLHLQTISLTLPGPRQEIEADYIRLLLLASAGYDPRVAPKVYEKFGKIFGDSFLNYFSTHPSGQKRAKLLSQDEVMKEAVTIYENARAGHEK